One segment of Haloplanus natans DSM 17983 DNA contains the following:
- the purM gene encoding phosphoribosylformylglycinamidine cyclo-ligase — MNDEDDAEAEELTYAATGVDIAESEAATAALVGAVGENTGDYAGLLDIGDRYLGLATDGVGTKLLVAEALGDYSTVGIDCIAMNVNDLVAAGVRPIAFVDYLAIDDPDEGIAEGIGEGLAEGAERADIELVGGETAVMPEVVTGLDLAGTCAGLAAKDALFPGTAEGGDALVGVPSSGIHSNGLTLARTAVTREGAYTDPCPFGDYDTLGEALLEPTRIYTDLLDPMRTHGVHAAAHVTGGGWTNLDRLGDYRYVIDDPFDPQPVFDYVQEAGNVSDEEMHRTFNMGTGFVAALEPSDAEALADAVDGRVIGRVEDGDGVAIRGLEL; from the coding sequence ATGAACGACGAGGACGACGCGGAGGCCGAGGAACTGACGTACGCGGCGACCGGCGTCGATATTGCGGAGAGCGAGGCGGCGACGGCCGCTCTCGTCGGCGCGGTGGGCGAGAACACGGGCGACTACGCCGGTCTCCTCGACATCGGCGACCGCTATCTCGGGCTGGCGACCGACGGCGTCGGAACGAAACTCCTCGTTGCCGAGGCGCTCGGTGACTACTCCACGGTCGGTATCGACTGCATCGCGATGAACGTCAACGACCTCGTCGCAGCGGGCGTCCGCCCCATCGCCTTCGTCGACTACCTCGCAATCGACGACCCCGACGAGGGGATCGCCGAAGGGATCGGCGAGGGACTCGCCGAGGGGGCCGAACGCGCGGATATCGAACTCGTCGGCGGCGAGACGGCCGTCATGCCCGAAGTCGTCACGGGGCTCGATCTCGCGGGCACCTGTGCCGGCCTCGCGGCGAAGGACGCGCTCTTTCCCGGGACCGCCGAGGGGGGCGACGCCCTCGTCGGGGTGCCGTCCTCGGGCATCCACTCGAACGGGCTGACGCTTGCGCGGACGGCGGTTACGCGCGAGGGGGCGTACACCGACCCCTGTCCGTTCGGGGACTACGACACCCTCGGCGAGGCGCTTCTCGAACCGACGCGCATCTACACCGACCTCCTCGACCCGATGCGGACTCACGGCGTCCACGCGGCGGCCCACGTCACGGGCGGCGGCTGGACCAACCTCGACCGACTGGGTGACTACCGCTACGTGATCGACGATCCGTTCGACCCCCAGCCGGTGTTCGACTACGTGCAGGAGGCGGGGAACGTCTCCGACGAGGAGATGCACCGGACGTTCAACATGGGGACGGGCTTCGTCGCCGCACTGGAGCCGTCGGACGCCGAGGCGCTGGCGGACGCGGTCGACGGCCGGGTGATCGGGCGCGTCGAGGACGGCGACGGCGTCGCGATCCGCGGGTTGGAGTTGTAA
- a CDS encoding TetR/AcrR family transcriptional regulator encodes MTGDSPSTSTDDIMCATYRALCRHGYADLTMQDIADEWEKSKPALHYHYDTKRGLLLAFLDHLFDSYTDRVADPEDGSPRERLHALVAAALDPPRADTTRELRTALFEVKAQAPHDDAFRERLERFDRYLHDEIRGVVGSGVESGAFRADVDPDETATLLVTLVNGAHSRRIVLGDDAGVPEAIRSFVADRLVANRGAPTDR; translated from the coding sequence GTGACCGGCGACTCGCCCTCCACTTCGACCGACGACATCATGTGCGCGACGTATCGCGCCCTCTGTCGGCACGGCTACGCCGACCTGACGATGCAGGACATCGCCGACGAGTGGGAGAAGAGCAAGCCCGCCCTCCACTACCACTACGACACCAAACGCGGCCTGCTGCTGGCCTTTCTCGATCATCTCTTCGACTCCTACACCGACCGCGTCGCGGACCCCGAAGACGGGTCGCCGCGGGAGCGACTCCACGCCCTCGTCGCCGCCGCCCTCGACCCGCCGCGGGCGGATACGACCCGCGAACTCCGGACGGCGCTGTTCGAGGTCAAGGCCCAGGCCCCCCACGACGACGCCTTCCGCGAGCGACTGGAGCGGTTCGACCGGTATCTCCACGACGAAATTCGTGGCGTCGTCGGTTCGGGCGTCGAATCCGGTGCGTTCCGCGCCGACGTGGACCCCGACGAAACGGCGACGTTGCTCGTTACCCTCGTCAACGGCGCCCACTCCCGACGGATCGTCCTCGGCGACGACGCGGGCGTGCCCGAGGCGATCCGGTCGTTCGTCGCCGACCGACTCGTCGCCAACCGAGGGGCGCCGACCGACAGATGA
- a CDS encoding MATE family efflux transporter — protein MKFPDIFKSRDEFDLTSGDVGKPLFYLSLPIVVTNLLQTAYNLADTFWIGQYSTDALAAISFAFPMVFLIISLGMGLAVAGSILVAQYTGAGEEGEAEYAASQTVGFAALGALVLGAVAYFVVGDILALLGASEDVLPLATAYMEIISLGIFFMFGFFVFISLMRGYGDTITPMLVMLGSVALNVVLDPLLIFGWWIFPRWGIEGAAIATVFSRGLALVVGLWIMLSGRRGVRIRPRDIVPDPEYGRRLLRIGVPASVEGTGQAVAINLLMFIVGTFSTPVVAAFGIGVRVFSVIFLPAIAVSRGVETMAGQNIGAGEPDRAALTARVAAKTTFVVLAVAGVFTFFFADAIVSLFTNDAAVVEVGATFLRYVAPSFGFIGIMRSYNGGFRGAGRTLTAAAIAVSMLGLIRLPIAWVASGFMGPPGIWLSFFVSNVVGAVIAYVWFQRGGWRSADVGGSPAGEVSEDPATD, from the coding sequence ATGAAGTTCCCCGACATCTTCAAATCCCGCGACGAGTTCGACCTGACCTCCGGCGACGTGGGGAAGCCACTCTTCTATCTTTCCCTTCCCATCGTCGTCACCAATCTCCTCCAGACGGCGTACAACCTCGCCGACACCTTCTGGATCGGACAGTACAGCACGGACGCTCTCGCCGCGATCAGTTTCGCCTTCCCGATGGTCTTTCTCATCATCTCGCTGGGGATGGGGCTGGCGGTCGCGGGGAGCATCCTCGTCGCCCAGTATACGGGCGCAGGCGAGGAGGGCGAGGCGGAGTACGCCGCCTCCCAGACCGTCGGTTTCGCGGCTCTCGGCGCCCTCGTCCTCGGCGCCGTCGCCTATTTCGTCGTCGGCGACATCCTCGCACTCCTCGGCGCCTCCGAGGACGTCCTCCCCCTCGCGACGGCGTACATGGAGATCATCTCGCTCGGCATCTTCTTCATGTTCGGCTTTTTCGTCTTCATTTCGCTCATGCGGGGGTACGGCGACACCATCACGCCGATGCTCGTCATGCTCGGCTCCGTCGCCCTCAACGTCGTCCTCGATCCCCTGCTCATCTTCGGCTGGTGGATCTTCCCGCGGTGGGGCATCGAGGGCGCCGCCATCGCGACCGTCTTCTCCCGTGGTCTCGCGCTCGTCGTCGGCCTCTGGATCATGCTCTCGGGACGGCGCGGCGTCCGCATCCGTCCTCGAGATATCGTCCCCGACCCCGAGTACGGACGCCGCCTCCTCCGCATCGGCGTGCCCGCATCCGTCGAGGGGACGGGCCAGGCCGTCGCCATCAACCTCCTCATGTTCATCGTCGGCACCTTCTCGACTCCCGTCGTGGCGGCGTTCGGCATCGGCGTTCGCGTGTTCTCGGTCATCTTTCTGCCCGCCATCGCCGTCTCGCGCGGCGTCGAGACGATGGCCGGCCAGAACATCGGCGCCGGGGAACCCGACCGGGCGGCGCTGACCGCACGCGTCGCCGCCAAGACGACGTTCGTCGTCCTCGCGGTTGCGGGTGTGTTCACGTTCTTTTTCGCCGACGCCATCGTCTCGCTTTTCACGAACGACGCCGCCGTCGTGGAGGTGGGTGCGACCTTCCTCCGGTACGTCGCCCCCTCGTTCGGATTCATCGGAATCATGCGCTCGTACAACGGCGGCTTCCGCGGCGCCGGCCGGACGCTCACCGCCGCCGCCATCGCCGTCTCGATGCTCGGCTTGATCCGCCTCCCCATCGCCTGGGTCGCCTCCGGCTTCATGGGCCCTCCCGGCATCTGGCTCTCCTTTTTCGTCTCGAACGTCGTCGGCGCCGTCATCGCCTACGTCTGGTTCCAGCGTGGGGGGTGGCGGTCGGCCGACGTGGGTGGATCGCCGGCCGGCGAGGTGTCCGAAGACCCGGCGACCGACTGA
- the corA gene encoding magnesium/cobalt transporter CorA has product MIRTLVYTDGTVEPHDSEDLESLREARVARGTTWIRASNVTDAELDRLSTAFDLHALETEDVRSNVGPKVELFPDHAFVLIKTARLRGGETTFEEEIRDQPVGLFFGHDWIVTLTGEETPAVGSVWDRITREEPRLLGRNADFTAYRVLDAIVDEYFSILDEIGHDIEAVEDRIIDDPDTETLEILNSLRRELLSIRRIVWPTRDAVSVLARGDADHVAASTEKYYRDVYDHLVQHVELVETYRDLASGARDIYLNTLSQSTNEVMKRLTVVATIILPLTFVVGVYGMNFGGGPYNMPELGWRFGYPAVLVGMAVTAAAMLQYFRSEGWL; this is encoded by the coding sequence GTGATCCGGACGCTCGTCTACACCGACGGTACGGTGGAACCCCACGATAGCGAGGACCTCGAATCGCTCCGCGAGGCGCGCGTGGCGCGCGGGACGACCTGGATTCGTGCTTCGAACGTGACCGACGCCGAACTCGACCGGCTGAGCACGGCGTTCGACCTCCACGCGCTCGAAACCGAGGACGTGCGGAGCAACGTCGGTCCGAAGGTCGAACTGTTCCCCGACCACGCGTTCGTCCTGATCAAGACCGCCCGGCTGCGTGGCGGCGAGACGACGTTCGAGGAGGAGATCCGCGATCAGCCGGTCGGACTCTTCTTCGGCCACGACTGGATCGTCACGCTCACCGGCGAGGAGACGCCGGCGGTCGGGTCGGTGTGGGATCGTATCACTCGGGAGGAGCCACGGCTCCTCGGGCGGAACGCCGATTTCACCGCCTATCGCGTCCTCGACGCCATCGTCGACGAGTACTTCAGTATCCTCGACGAAATCGGGCACGACATCGAGGCCGTCGAGGACCGCATCATCGACGACCCCGACACCGAAACCCTGGAAATTCTCAACAGCCTCCGTCGCGAACTGCTCTCGATCCGCCGAATCGTCTGGCCCACCCGCGACGCCGTGAGCGTCCTCGCTCGCGGCGACGCCGATCACGTGGCTGCGTCGACGGAGAAGTACTACCGCGACGTGTACGACCACCTCGTCCAGCACGTCGAACTCGTCGAGACGTACCGTGATCTGGCGAGCGGTGCCCGCGATATCTACCTCAACACGCTCTCGCAGTCGACCAACGAGGTGATGAAGCGCCTGACCGTCGTCGCGACTATCATCCTGCCGCTCACGTTCGTCGTCGGCGTCTACGGTATGAACTTCGGCGGCGGACCGTACAACATGCCCGAACTCGGGTGGCGCTTCGGCTACCCCGCCGTCCTCGTCGGGATGGCGGTCACGGCGGCGGCCATGCTCCAGTACTTCCGGAGCGAAGGGTGGCTCTAG
- a CDS encoding zinc metalloprotease, whose product MNLTFSSRELQDLAIAWVALGVAFAIFFAGGGSRALSMLADRGIVGPLLVSLVTAGLGFLLHELAHKVIAVRFDQIAEFRADYGMLFLAVMSALVGFLFAAPGAVHHRGRLTEREHGLIALAGPAVNGLLALVFAPIYVAGVLVGSPLLSLVGGRGVAINLFLAAFNLVPFGALDGKTVLDWSKAVFVLTFVPAAAITVFVVFVLGIGF is encoded by the coding sequence GTGAATCTGACCTTTAGTTCCCGCGAACTCCAGGATCTGGCCATCGCGTGGGTCGCCCTCGGCGTCGCCTTCGCCATCTTCTTCGCCGGCGGCGGGAGCCGCGCCCTCTCCATGCTCGCCGACCGAGGGATCGTCGGCCCGCTTCTCGTCTCCTTGGTCACCGCCGGCCTCGGCTTTCTCCTGCACGAACTCGCACACAAGGTCATCGCGGTCCGGTTCGACCAGATCGCCGAGTTTCGCGCCGACTACGGCATGCTCTTTCTGGCCGTCATGAGCGCGCTGGTCGGCTTCCTCTTTGCTGCGCCCGGCGCCGTCCACCACCGCGGGCGCCTCACGGAGCGCGAACACGGCCTGATCGCGCTCGCCGGCCCGGCGGTGAACGGCCTTCTCGCCCTCGTGTTCGCGCCGATCTACGTCGCCGGCGTCCTCGTCGGGTCGCCGCTGCTCTCCCTGGTCGGCGGGCGGGGCGTCGCCATCAACCTCTTTTTGGCGGCGTTCAACCTCGTCCCGTTCGGGGCGCTCGACGGGAAGACCGTCCTCGACTGGAGCAAAGCGGTGTTCGTCCTGACGTTCGTCCCCGCGGCTGCAATCACGGTGTTCGTGGTGTTCGTACTGGGCATCGGCTTTTAA
- a CDS encoding glycerate kinase type-2 family protein, translated as MENETALASTPGRETALACVRAGIDAARPDRVVADSIRLDGDRLHVADATYDLSDVDRIVAVGGGKAADGVADALEGVLGDRLDAGAVVTPDPTEHEDHRIERWRGHHPVPSQAGVDGTDRIRELVADADDRTLVLAIITGGGSALLPAPAEGIPLSDLQETTDALLDAGAEIGALNAVRKHLSTLKGGGLAELAAPAAVVGLVFSDVVGNDLSVIASGPTAPDESTYADALDALDRYGVDPPVTVGNRLSAGAAGDLSETPRADDPVFDRVSNHVLADSFTAIDAAREVADDRGYDTCILSSSIRGEAREAALTHVAVAEEVEATGNPLDAPAVVLSGGEATVTVRGDGVGGPNAEFALAAAVELPPGTTLACVDTDGKDGSSDFAGAIVDADTVDDVREAREALGNSDAYGYLGNRGAVLSTGATGTNVNDLRALVVE; from the coding sequence ATCGAGAACGAAACCGCGCTGGCATCGACTCCCGGACGGGAGACGGCGCTGGCCTGCGTCCGGGCCGGCATCGACGCCGCGAGACCGGACCGCGTCGTCGCCGACTCGATTCGCCTCGACGGCGACCGGCTTCACGTCGCCGACGCCACCTACGACCTCTCGGACGTGGACCGCATCGTCGCCGTCGGTGGCGGGAAGGCGGCGGACGGCGTCGCCGACGCCCTCGAAGGCGTCTTGGGGGATCGTCTCGACGCCGGCGCCGTCGTGACGCCCGACCCGACCGAGCACGAGGACCACCGCATCGAGCGCTGGCGCGGCCACCATCCCGTCCCCAGTCAGGCGGGGGTCGACGGCACCGACCGCATCCGCGAACTCGTCGCCGACGCCGACGACCGGACGCTCGTCCTCGCGATCATCACCGGCGGCGGGAGCGCGCTCCTCCCCGCGCCGGCGGAGGGCATCCCCCTCTCGGACCTGCAGGAGACGACCGACGCGCTCCTCGACGCCGGCGCCGAAATCGGCGCGCTCAACGCCGTCCGCAAACACCTCTCGACGCTCAAGGGGGGTGGCCTCGCCGAACTCGCCGCGCCGGCGGCCGTGGTCGGCCTCGTTTTCAGCGACGTGGTGGGCAACGACCTGAGCGTCATCGCCAGCGGCCCGACGGCACCCGACGAATCCACCTACGCGGACGCCCTCGACGCGCTGGATCGGTACGGCGTCGATCCGCCGGTAACGGTCGGGAATCGGCTGTCTGCCGGCGCAGCGGGCGATCTGTCCGAGACGCCGCGGGCCGACGACCCCGTCTTCGACCGGGTGAGCAACCACGTCCTCGCGGACAGCTTCACCGCAATCGACGCTGCGCGCGAGGTGGCCGACGACCGGGGGTACGACACGTGCATCCTCTCGTCGTCGATCCGGGGCGAGGCGCGGGAAGCCGCACTGACCCACGTCGCCGTCGCGGAGGAAGTCGAGGCGACGGGGAACCCCCTCGACGCCCCGGCGGTCGTCCTCTCCGGCGGGGAGGCGACGGTCACCGTCCGCGGCGACGGTGTCGGCGGCCCGAACGCGGAGTTCGCGCTCGCCGCCGCGGTCGAACTCCCGCCGGGGACGACACTCGCCTGCGTCGACACCGACGGGAAAGACGGGAGTAGCGACTTCGCGGGCGCCATCGTCGACGCCGACACCGTCGACGACGTGCGCGAGGCTCGGGAGGCACTCGGCAACAGCGACGCCTACGGCTACCTCGGCAACCGTGGCGCCGTACTCAGCACCGGCGCGACGGGGACGAACGTCAACGATCTGCGGGCGTTGGTCGTCGAGTAG
- a CDS encoding DUF7563 family protein — protein sequence MPECQNCGAFVTRDYARVFTPDGVDEPRVCPRCEDMVRDGADVRAARSPRNS from the coding sequence ATGCCCGAGTGCCAGAACTGTGGTGCGTTCGTCACCCGTGATTACGCCCGGGTGTTCACGCCTGACGGCGTGGACGAACCCCGCGTATGCCCCCGTTGTGAAGATATGGTCCGTGACGGTGCGGACGTCCGTGCCGCTCGCTCTCCACGAAACTCCTGA
- a CDS encoding proteasome assembly chaperone family protein — translation MSTDSDKGPTFSISNSAAPSTTVVAGFSAFGLAGLTAVDFLVDHLELEETGHLSAEYLPSITPFESGRPRHHSRFFSRPDLDLTVFVNELFLPTPVADSFADTLLTWTDKHDVSEILVLSGIPYAHGPDEHDTFYVASDDYRERRLDDTDIQPMGRGFLDGVNGALMYRGIESNLRTAVFITPVHAQVPDVPAAIRLVETFDRVYDLGVDAGPLEEFSRTVEQYYKDLAARLEAVDDRQMPEDRMYM, via the coding sequence ATGTCAACGGATTCGGATAAGGGCCCGACCTTCAGCATCTCGAACAGTGCCGCCCCGTCCACCACCGTCGTCGCCGGCTTCTCGGCGTTCGGGCTCGCGGGCCTCACGGCCGTCGACTTCCTCGTCGACCACCTCGAACTGGAGGAGACGGGGCATCTCAGCGCCGAATACCTCCCGTCGATCACGCCGTTCGAATCGGGGCGCCCGCGACACCACTCCCGGTTTTTCTCGCGTCCGGATCTCGACCTCACCGTCTTCGTCAACGAACTGTTCCTACCGACGCCCGTCGCCGACTCCTTCGCCGACACCCTGCTCACGTGGACCGACAAACACGATGTCTCGGAGATTCTGGTGCTCTCGGGCATCCCCTACGCTCACGGCCCGGACGAGCACGACACCTTCTACGTCGCCTCCGACGACTACCGCGAGCGCCGACTCGACGACACCGACATCCAACCGATGGGCCGGGGCTTTCTCGACGGGGTCAACGGCGCATTGATGTACCGCGGCATCGAGTCAAACCTCCGAACCGCCGTCTTCATCACACCCGTCCACGCGCAGGTGCCGGACGTGCCGGCCGCCATCCGTCTCGTCGAGACGTTCGACCGGGTGTACGACCTCGGCGTCGACGCCGGCCCCCTCGAGGAGTTCTCCCGGACGGTCGAGCAGTACTACAAGGACCTCGCCGCCCGACTCGAAGCGGTCGACGACCGGCAGATGCCCGAGGATCGGATGTACATGTAG
- the dpsA gene encoding DNA starvation/stationary phase protection protein DpsA produces the protein MSTQKSVRQQADSVEATDALRLDQEKTEQLVEALNTDLAATYVLYHQLKKHHWNVEGAEFLNVHEFLGEAAEDAEEAADEIAERAQALGGVPLAGGKRLEENAPVSPEGDDVYDIRTSLRNDMEMYGDIIETVREHVDLAQGLGDHATAEMLRQNLLTMEEHAHHIEHYLEDDTLVLDSATK, from the coding sequence ATGAGTACACAGAAATCAGTCCGACAGCAGGCCGACTCGGTCGAGGCTACAGACGCGCTCCGACTCGATCAGGAGAAAACCGAACAGCTCGTCGAGGCGCTCAACACCGACCTCGCGGCGACGTACGTCCTCTACCACCAGCTCAAAAAGCACCACTGGAACGTCGAGGGCGCGGAGTTCCTGAACGTCCACGAGTTCCTCGGTGAGGCGGCCGAAGACGCGGAGGAAGCGGCCGACGAAATCGCGGAGCGCGCACAGGCGCTCGGCGGCGTCCCGCTCGCCGGCGGCAAGCGACTCGAGGAGAACGCCCCCGTCTCCCCCGAGGGCGACGATGTCTACGACATCCGCACCTCGCTTCGCAACGACATGGAAATGTACGGCGACATCATCGAGACGGTGCGCGAACACGTCGATCTCGCACAGGGTCTCGGCGACCACGCTACCGCCGAGATGCTCCGTCAGAACCTCCTGACGATGGAAGAGCACGCCCACCACATCGAGCACTACCTCGAAGACGACACGCTCGTTCTCGACTCGGCGACGAAGTAG
- a CDS encoding TraB/GumN family protein, translating to MSDAAASTETEGRVRVVGTAHVSAESVREVEDAIEADRPDVVAVELDEGRYRQMQGETPDDIEPGDLLRGNTVFQFLAYWMLSYVQSRLGEKFDIQPGADMLAAVETAEDLGIDVALVDRDIQTTIQRFWARMGGLEKFRLVGGLAFGLTDARGLGLALGVFVGVILGPLLGLFGPSLGLTTTLLTRITGGVLLAIAAGVAVHTVADAVVENPDDRLLAAAGVGVAVGLIGGVGLGLADGVVTSLGPFVARVVGSLTLGLAGGVAVGLLVGVGADRAGYGATADEEFEEFDIEELTDADVVSVMMEEFRTFSPAGARALIDERDAYIAHELLRLREAGHHVVAVVGAGHKEGIETYLDAPETLPPWESLVGTDSGGGGIPWLKAAGVLISLGFVAFFALLAMAGVRDGFLLRLFAAWFVVNGVFAAGLARLAGARWDSTLVGGLVAWMTSVNPLLAPGWFTGYVELRHTSVNVSDIGTLNELLSDEETPIRTLVGRMFDVPLFRLIMIVAMTNVGSMIASLLFAVYVLPLFATEIGGVEGVSRLMLEGARNSAELLWRTVA from the coding sequence ATGAGTGACGCCGCCGCCTCGACGGAAACCGAGGGTCGTGTCCGCGTCGTGGGCACGGCCCACGTCTCCGCCGAAAGCGTCCGCGAAGTCGAAGACGCAATCGAGGCCGACCGGCCGGACGTGGTCGCCGTCGAACTCGACGAGGGGCGGTATCGACAGATGCAAGGCGAGACGCCCGACGACATCGAACCCGGCGACCTCCTGCGGGGCAACACCGTCTTTCAGTTCCTCGCCTACTGGATGCTCTCCTACGTCCAGTCGCGACTGGGCGAGAAGTTCGATATCCAGCCCGGTGCGGACATGCTCGCCGCGGTGGAGACAGCCGAGGACCTCGGGATCGACGTGGCGCTGGTCGACCGCGACATCCAGACGACGATCCAGCGCTTCTGGGCGCGGATGGGGGGACTGGAGAAGTTCCGCCTCGTCGGCGGCCTCGCCTTTGGCCTCACCGACGCCCGTGGCCTCGGCCTCGCCCTCGGCGTCTTCGTCGGCGTGATCCTCGGCCCCCTGCTCGGCCTGTTCGGCCCCTCACTCGGCCTCACGACCACCCTCCTGACGCGGATCACGGGGGGCGTCCTGCTCGCCATCGCCGCGGGCGTCGCCGTCCACACGGTCGCCGACGCCGTCGTCGAGAACCCCGACGACCGCCTGCTCGCCGCCGCGGGCGTCGGCGTCGCGGTCGGTCTGATCGGCGGCGTCGGACTCGGCCTCGCCGACGGCGTCGTCACCTCGCTCGGCCCCTTCGTCGCCCGCGTGGTCGGTAGCCTCACGCTCGGCCTCGCCGGCGGCGTCGCCGTTGGCCTCCTCGTCGGCGTCGGCGCCGACCGCGCCGGCTACGGGGCGACCGCCGACGAGGAGTTCGAGGAGTTCGACATCGAGGAACTCACCGACGCCGACGTGGTGAGCGTCATGATGGAGGAGTTCCGGACCTTCAGCCCCGCCGGCGCCCGCGCCCTGATCGACGAGCGCGACGCCTACATCGCCCACGAACTCCTCAGGCTCCGCGAGGCCGGCCACCACGTCGTCGCCGTCGTCGGCGCGGGCCACAAGGAGGGGATCGAAACCTACCTCGACGCGCCGGAGACGCTGCCGCCGTGGGAGTCGCTGGTCGGTACGGATTCGGGCGGCGGCGGGATTCCGTGGCTGAAGGCCGCGGGCGTCCTCATCTCGCTCGGCTTCGTCGCCTTCTTCGCTCTGCTGGCGATGGCGGGGGTCCGTGACGGCTTCCTCCTTCGCCTCTTCGCCGCGTGGTTCGTCGTCAACGGTGTCTTCGCCGCCGGTCTCGCCCGCCTCGCGGGCGCCCGGTGGGATTCGACGCTCGTCGGCGGCCTCGTCGCGTGGATGACCTCCGTCAACCCCTTGCTCGCGCCGGGATGGTTCACCGGCTACGTCGAACTCCGGCACACCTCGGTCAACGTGAGCGACATCGGGACGCTCAACGAACTCCTGAGCGACGAGGAGACGCCGATCCGGACGCTCGTCGGGCGGATGTTCGACGTGCCGCTCTTTCGCCTGATCATGATCGTCGCCATGACGAACGTCGGGAGCATGATCGCGAGCCTCCTCTTTGCGGTGTACGTCCTGCCCCTGTTCGCGACCGAAATCGGGGGCGTCGAAGGGGTGTCGCGGCTCATGCTCGAAGGCGCGCGCAACAGCGCCGAACTCCTCTGGAGGACCGTCGCGTGA
- a CDS encoding CBS domain-containing protein — translation MELPTPQDLRERRTSLDLTQSALAEMAGVSQPLIARIEGGDVDPRLSTLRRIVAALDEAEGGVVRAEDLMNEGLVSVAPDDSVADAEHRMEEAAFSQLPVLQSGLPVGSISYSDIRRAGENVGQKAVAEIMSEQFPTVSREDSVDKISNLLDYYKAVIVTESGEAVGIITEADIAAELS, via the coding sequence ATGGAACTACCCACGCCACAGGATCTGCGGGAGCGGCGGACCTCGCTGGATTTGACACAGAGCGCGCTCGCCGAAATGGCGGGTGTCTCGCAGCCACTGATCGCGCGGATCGAGGGCGGCGACGTCGACCCGCGCCTGTCGACACTGCGGCGCATCGTCGCCGCCCTCGACGAGGCCGAAGGAGGCGTCGTCCGGGCCGAGGACCTGATGAACGAGGGACTGGTCAGCGTCGCGCCGGACGACTCCGTCGCCGATGCCGAACACCGGATGGAGGAGGCGGCCTTCTCACAGCTCCCCGTCCTGCAGAGCGGGCTCCCCGTCGGCTCGATCAGTTACAGCGATATCCGCCGCGCCGGCGAGAACGTCGGGCAGAAAGCGGTCGCCGAGATCATGAGCGAGCAGTTCCCCACCGTCTCGCGCGAGGATTCCGTCGACAAGATCAGCAATCTGCTGGACTACTACAAGGCCGTCATCGTGACCGAGAGCGGCGAAGCCGTCGGTATCATCACCGAAGCCGACATCGCGGCCGAACTCTCCTGA